The Peptostreptococcaceae bacterium genome has a window encoding:
- a CDS encoding bifunctional riboflavin kinase/FAD synthetase, whose amino-acid sequence MKLYKTFSEINDIYENTAVALGTFDGFHIGHDKLIMTLIEISEINNLKSILYTFSNHPRDLFTGIRKRPKLIISSDQKIDIIQRYNPSYLLYLKFDDYHKNIEAEEFIEEILIGKLKMKYIIVGYDWKFGKKAEGDVNLLKTYESKGFFKVKVIEPIRINGQIVSSTLIRKHLEEGRVEKANEFLGRPYELQGHVVHGKSNGKKIGFPTANLSKETNYCSVKEGVYVTLLTVNNKNYKSVTKVGKNVSFDDDECSVETHILDFDENIYGEKISVKFLARIRDQIKFNSLSHLSDRIRKDVDFSRNYFENIYFKDQLC is encoded by the coding sequence ATGAAATTATACAAAACTTTCAGTGAAATAAACGATATATATGAAAATACTGCCGTTGCACTGGGCACATTCGACGGATTCCATATAGGGCATGACAAACTTATTATGACATTAATTGAAATTTCAGAAATAAACAACCTTAAAAGCATTTTATATACATTCTCAAACCACCCAAGGGATTTGTTTACAGGAATAAGAAAACGACCCAAATTAATAATAAGCTCTGACCAAAAGATTGATATAATACAAAGATACAACCCAAGCTATTTGTTGTATCTAAAATTCGACGATTATCACAAGAATATTGAAGCTGAAGAATTCATTGAGGAAATACTTATTGGGAAGCTCAAAATGAAGTACATAATAGTAGGCTATGATTGGAAGTTTGGCAAGAAAGCTGAGGGAGATGTAAATCTTTTAAAAACATATGAATCAAAAGGATTCTTCAAGGTGAAAGTTATTGAACCGATAAGAATCAATGGGCAGATTGTAAGCAGCACTCTTATTAGAAAGCATCTTGAAGAGGGACGTGTTGAAAAGGCAAATGAATTTTTAGGACGTCCATACGAACTTCAAGGCCATGTAGTACACGGAAAAAGTAATGGCAAAAAGATTGGTTTTCCTACCGCCAATCTTTCGAAAGAAACCAATTATTGCTCGGTTAAAGAGGGGGTTTATGTAACTCTTTTAACCGTTAATAATAAGAATTATAAAAGTGTTACAAAAGTAGGAAAAAATGTTTCATTCGATGACGATGAGTGTTCGGTTGAAACGCATATTTTAGATTTCGACGAAAATATTTATGGGGAAAAAATTTCTGTGAAATTTCTTGCTAGAATAAGAGACCAGATTAAATTCAATTCATTAAGTCATCTTTCCGATAGAATTAGAAAAGATGTCGATTTTTCGAGGAATTATTTTGAAAACATTTACTTTAAGGACCAATTATGTTAG
- the gmk gene encoding guanylate kinase, giving the protein MNINNITSKGLLMVVSGPSGAGKGTICKEFLKTHRNVYPSVSTTTRGPRKSEVEGINYHFISPASFQKLLDEDAFLEHAKVYGNMYGTTKDAVMSKINKGIDVLLEIEMQGARQVKEKYPNGIYIFILPPSLKDLEKRIQKRGSETPESMKNRLGAAYNEIGFIKEYNYYIINDEIDNAVEIINAIYIAEKCRINADIKYVIDKYREEKENA; this is encoded by the coding sequence ATGAACATAAACAATATCACCTCTAAAGGTTTGCTTATGGTCGTTTCAGGGCCTTCAGGCGCAGGAAAAGGAACCATATGCAAGGAATTTTTAAAAACCCACAGAAATGTATACCCCTCCGTGTCTACCACAACAAGAGGTCCTCGCAAATCTGAAGTAGAGGGTATAAATTACCACTTTATTTCGCCTGCTTCATTCCAAAAATTGTTGGATGAAGACGCTTTCCTTGAGCATGCAAAAGTATACGGAAATATGTATGGAACAACAAAAGATGCTGTAATGTCAAAAATAAACAAAGGTATTGATGTTTTGCTTGAAATAGAAATGCAAGGTGCAAGACAGGTAAAAGAAAAATATCCAAACGGGATTTATATTTTCATTTTACCGCCATCCTTGAAAGATCTTGAAAAAAGGATTCAAAAGCGTGGAAGTGAAACTCCTGAGAGTATGAAAAACAGGCTCGGAGCCGCATATAATGAAATTGGCTTTATTAAGGAGTATAATTATTATATAATAAACGATGAAATAGATAATGCTGTTGAAATAATCAATGCAATATATATTGCAGAAAAATGTAGAATCAACGCGGACATCAAATATGTCATTGATAAATACAGGGAGGAAAAAGAAAATGCTTAA
- the dut gene encoding dUTP diphosphatase, translating to MKLKIVNKSSFKLPEYKTLDSAGMDLKAFLADSITIKSLQRTLISTGLFIEIPKGFEGQIRARSGLAIKHGISLVNGIGTIDSDYRGELKIAIVNLSNEPFTIHNGDRVAQLVINKYERVDLIEVETIDETERGTGGFGSTGI from the coding sequence ATGAAATTAAAAATAGTTAATAAGTCAAGTTTCAAATTGCCGGAATATAAAACATTGGATTCCGCAGGTATGGATCTAAAAGCGTTTCTTGCAGATTCCATTACTATTAAGTCTCTTCAAAGAACATTGATTTCAACCGGGCTCTTCATTGAAATACCAAAGGGATTCGAAGGTCAGATAAGGGCAAGAAGCGGGCTTGCCATAAAACATGGAATAAGCCTTGTAAACGGAATAGGAACTATCGATAGTGATTATCGCGGAGAACTCAAAATAGCGATAGTAAATTTAAGCAATGAACCGTTCACCATCCATAATGGCGACCGAGTTGCTCAATTGGTAATAAACAAATATGAGCGAGTCGATTTGATTGAAGTAGAGACAATTGACGAAACCGAAAGAGGAACCGGCGGATTTGGATCTACCGGCATTTAG
- the pnp gene encoding polyribonucleotide nucleotidyltransferase, with protein sequence MIRNFKTEIAGRTLEVEVGRVAEQANGAAWLKYGDTVVFVTACTSKSSREGIDFFPLSVEYQEKLYAVGKIPGGFIKRESRPSEKAILTDRLIDRPIRPLFPDGFRNEVQVVATLLSVDQNCAPDIVAMIGSSIALSISDIPFAGPTASVFVGLIDDELIINPTSEQTEKSDLHLVVSGTEEAIMMVEAGANEVSEEKVLEAILYGHEEIKKIVRFINEIVAEVGKEKMEIKLFKPDEEIKREIFDFGFDRLKEAVKTVDKQERKEKMDEVQAVVFDEFIKKYPENKNDINSIIKSMMKKVVRGMISKDKIRPDNRALTEVREITCNVGLLPRTHGSGLFTRGQTQALSITTLGALGDAQRLDGIGLEETKRYMHHYNFPPFSVGEAGFMRGPNRRAIGHGALAERALLPVIPSEEEFPYAIRVVSEVLSSNGSSSQASVCGSTLSLLDAGVPLKKPVAGIAMGLIKEDDDISILTDIQGLEDFLGDMDFKVAGTKDGITAIQMDIKIHGINREILATALKQARDGRLFIMDKMNEIISEPRVEMSAYAPRVFSMMVNPEKIRDIIGPGGKVINRIIAETGAKMDIDDSGRVLITATDEASGKQALKSVEDIVKDVEVGEVYNGKIVKIMPFGAFVQLLPGKDGLCHISQLTAERLEKVEDKFKVGDEIRVIVKEIDKMGRINLSRKALLEKEDDNKKS encoded by the coding sequence ATGATAAGAAACTTCAAAACTGAAATAGCCGGCAGAACGCTGGAAGTTGAAGTGGGTAGGGTAGCCGAGCAAGCTAATGGTGCTGCTTGGTTGAAATATGGCGATACTGTAGTCTTTGTTACTGCATGTACATCCAAATCGTCCAGAGAAGGTATCGATTTTTTCCCGCTGAGCGTAGAATATCAGGAAAAATTATATGCTGTAGGAAAAATTCCCGGCGGATTCATTAAGAGGGAAAGCCGCCCTTCTGAAAAAGCGATACTAACAGATCGCTTGATCGATAGGCCTATAAGACCGCTGTTTCCTGACGGATTCAGGAATGAAGTACAAGTTGTGGCTACACTTTTGTCAGTAGACCAAAATTGTGCTCCAGATATAGTTGCGATGATTGGATCTTCAATTGCTCTAAGCATTTCGGACATACCATTTGCAGGTCCTACAGCATCGGTTTTTGTTGGATTAATCGACGATGAATTGATTATTAACCCAACTAGTGAACAAACTGAAAAATCAGATTTGCATTTGGTTGTATCCGGCACTGAAGAAGCCATTATGATGGTCGAAGCCGGAGCAAATGAAGTGTCAGAGGAAAAAGTTCTTGAAGCTATATTGTACGGGCATGAAGAGATTAAGAAAATTGTTCGATTCATAAATGAAATCGTTGCTGAAGTGGGAAAAGAAAAAATGGAAATCAAGTTGTTCAAACCTGACGAAGAAATAAAAAGAGAAATTTTCGATTTCGGTTTTGATAGATTGAAAGAAGCCGTCAAAACAGTAGACAAGCAGGAACGCAAGGAAAAAATGGATGAAGTTCAAGCCGTAGTATTTGACGAATTCATAAAAAAATATCCTGAAAATAAGAATGACATAAATAGCATAATAAAAAGTATGATGAAAAAAGTTGTAAGAGGTATGATTTCAAAGGATAAGATAAGGCCTGATAACAGAGCTCTTACCGAGGTAAGAGAAATAACCTGTAATGTTGGACTCTTGCCAAGAACCCATGGTTCAGGACTCTTCACTAGAGGTCAAACACAGGCTCTTTCGATAACAACACTTGGAGCCTTGGGTGACGCTCAAAGACTCGACGGCATAGGCCTTGAGGAAACAAAAAGATACATGCATCATTACAATTTTCCGCCTTTCTCAGTTGGAGAAGCCGGTTTTATGAGAGGACCAAACAGGAGAGCAATTGGTCATGGTGCTTTGGCTGAAAGAGCGTTGTTGCCAGTTATCCCTTCAGAGGAAGAATTCCCATATGCAATACGTGTGGTTTCCGAGGTGTTGAGTTCAAACGGAAGCTCATCTCAAGCAAGTGTATGTGGAAGCACACTCTCGCTTCTTGATGCAGGCGTTCCGCTCAAAAAGCCGGTAGCAGGAATAGCAATGGGTCTTATAAAGGAAGACGATGATATATCCATTCTTACAGACATACAGGGCCTTGAGGATTTTCTTGGAGACATGGATTTCAAGGTTGCAGGAACAAAGGATGGAATCACTGCAATACAGATGGATATAAAAATTCATGGCATTAATCGCGAAATCCTTGCAACCGCATTGAAACAAGCAAGAGATGGAAGACTATTTATAATGGACAAGATGAATGAAATAATTTCAGAGCCGCGAGTTGAAATGTCAGCGTATGCTCCAAGAGTATTCAGCATGATGGTTAATCCCGAAAAAATTCGAGATATCATCGGACCTGGAGGAAAAGTTATTAACAGAATAATAGCCGAAACCGGCGCCAAGATGGACATTGACGACAGCGGGCGTGTTTTGATAACTGCAACCGATGAAGCAAGCGGAAAACAAGCACTGAAATCCGTAGAAGACATTGTTAAAGATGTCGAAGTAGGAGAAGTTTATAATGGCAAGATTGTAAAAATAATGCCTTTTGGAGCATTTGTGCAACTCCTTCCCGGAAAAGACGGACTTTGCCATATATCCCAATTGACAGCTGAAAGACTCGAAAAAGTTGAAGACAAGTTTAAGGTTGGAGATGAAATAAGAGTCATAGTAAAAGAAATCGACAAAATGGGAAGAATAAATTTGTCAAGAAAAGCCTTGTTAGAAAAAGAAGATGACAATAAAAAATCATAG
- the rpoZ gene encoding DNA-directed RNA polymerase subunit omega, whose product MLNPSVNDLLKKTDNRYSLVIATSKRAREIIQEQSEDEGESTNKPLAVAIDEFYHDKYNVVKLEK is encoded by the coding sequence ATGCTTAATCCATCGGTAAATGATTTATTAAAAAAGACAGATAATAGATATTCTCTCGTTATCGCAACATCAAAAAGAGCTAGGGAAATAATTCAGGAGCAATCGGAAGATGAAGGAGAATCTACAAACAAACCACTTGCAGTAGCAATCGATGAATTTTATCATGACAAATACAATGTAGTTAAACTCGAAAAATAG
- a CDS encoding YicC family protein, producing the protein MIKSMTGYGRGEYKDDGISLTAEIKTLNHKYNDIIIKLPKKLSLFEEKARNLIKEKITRGRIEIYVHIDEAKGGDVQIKPNFELLDKLIEAFEGINNKYELQKTVGIEHLMKFDDILTIEPVEEDLDLLWIKLESCISNALLNLMEMRQNEGNRISVDIMERVGFVRTYVDGINKRVPDVVEEYKEKLNQRINELLKDSGTKIDESRLALEVAVYADRSDITEEIVRMRSHLEELEKIPSETEPIGRKLDFLMQEMNREVNTMGSKSQDNTITSLVIELKSELSKIREQIQNIE; encoded by the coding sequence TTGATTAAGAGCATGACTGGGTATGGAAGAGGAGAATATAAGGACGATGGCATTTCTTTAACGGCCGAAATAAAAACCCTTAATCATAAATACAACGATATTATTATAAAATTGCCCAAAAAACTGTCTTTGTTTGAAGAAAAAGCACGAAATCTAATTAAAGAAAAAATAACCAGGGGAAGAATTGAAATCTACGTTCACATAGATGAAGCAAAGGGCGGAGATGTTCAAATCAAGCCCAATTTTGAACTATTAGACAAATTAATTGAAGCCTTTGAGGGTATAAATAATAAATACGAATTACAAAAAACAGTCGGCATCGAGCACTTGATGAAATTTGATGATATCCTTACAATAGAACCAGTTGAGGAAGATCTTGATTTGTTATGGATAAAATTGGAATCATGCATTTCTAATGCCTTGCTTAATCTCATGGAGATGAGACAGAATGAGGGAAATCGGATTTCTGTCGATATCATGGAAAGAGTGGGCTTTGTAAGAACATATGTGGATGGAATTAACAAAAGAGTGCCTGATGTAGTGGAAGAATACAAAGAAAAACTTAATCAAAGAATAAACGAGTTGCTTAAGGATTCGGGAACCAAGATAGATGAGAGCCGCCTTGCTTTAGAAGTAGCAGTTTATGCAGACCGAAGCGATATTACTGAAGAAATTGTCCGAATGAGATCCCATTTGGAAGAACTTGAAAAAATACCTTCAGAAACTGAACCTATAGGCAGGAAATTGGATTTTTTGATGCAGGAAATGAATCGCGAGGTAAACACCATGGGGTCTAAATCACAGGACAATACAATAACAAGCCTAGTAATAGAACTCAAGAGCGAATTATCAAAAATCAGGGAACAAATACAGAATATCGAATAA
- a CDS encoding aspartate kinase: protein MNENIAVMKFGGTSLKTFEQRHAAALRVIEMKHSGKSPVVVVSAMGRLSDSYATDTLINMLIDENPDASRCNMDMIASCGEIISAAILSETIRKMGYESIALNGSQAGIHTDSRFREANVESMDPENILKWIDKDYIVIVTGFQGIDPNGFFTTLGRGGSDYSAVVLAKSLNMKKVYILKDVSGVLTADPKITNKAHLIETLSYDELCEMSKSGAKVVNFKAVSYAKENGIALFVKSLFSPIGIHGTVITESKEIDSPYSKEKLLTAIVSKDGLIQYNLSVKSSSTILDLLKRLSENEISIDMINLCKNSQYFAIDEEKQKLADSILANLKIKYDLRRECSKLTIVGQAIHGVPGIMSSLLYSLDNIGIDVFQTSDSNTTISLIIDSCDVKAATEKIHDVFKL, encoded by the coding sequence ATGAATGAAAACATAGCTGTAATGAAATTTGGAGGCACATCTCTAAAAACATTTGAGCAAAGACATGCCGCAGCACTTAGGGTTATAGAAATGAAGCATTCTGGAAAGTCTCCTGTTGTAGTAGTTTCAGCAATGGGAAGATTAAGCGATTCCTATGCTACTGATACACTTATAAATATGCTAATAGACGAAAATCCGGATGCTTCAAGATGCAACATGGATATGATTGCTTCCTGCGGAGAAATAATTTCTGCAGCCATCTTATCTGAAACAATACGGAAAATGGGATATGAATCCATAGCTCTTAATGGCAGCCAGGCAGGAATTCATACAGATTCACGCTTTAGAGAAGCGAATGTTGAAAGCATGGACCCTGAAAATATTCTCAAATGGATTGATAAAGACTATATTGTCATTGTCACCGGTTTCCAAGGCATAGATCCGAATGGTTTTTTTACAACGCTCGGCCGAGGTGGAAGTGATTATTCTGCCGTGGTTTTGGCTAAATCCTTAAATATGAAAAAGGTTTATATACTCAAGGATGTTTCGGGAGTTTTAACCGCTGATCCCAAAATAACAAACAAAGCACATTTAATTGAAACTCTTTCTTATGACGAATTATGCGAAATGTCAAAAAGCGGGGCAAAAGTCGTGAATTTCAAAGCTGTATCCTATGCTAAGGAAAACGGTATTGCATTGTTTGTAAAATCTTTATTTTCTCCAATCGGTATTCATGGAACAGTGATAACAGAATCAAAAGAAATTGATTCCCCATATTCTAAAGAGAAACTTTTGACTGCTATTGTTTCTAAGGATGGACTCATCCAATACAATCTCAGTGTAAAATCAAGCTCTACCATTCTTGATTTGCTTAAACGCTTATCTGAAAATGAAATTAGCATTGATATGATAAATTTATGCAAGAATAGTCAATATTTTGCAATCGACGAAGAAAAACAAAAACTCGCTGATTCGATTCTTGCTAATTTAAAAATTAAATATGATCTGCGGCGAGAATGCTCAAAGCTTACAATTGTAGGGCAAGCAATACATGGAGTCCCCGGAATTATGTCAAGCCTTCTATACTCGCTTGACAACATTGGCATAGATGTCTTTCAGACATCGGATTCTAATACGACAATATCGCTAATAATTGACAGCTGCGATGTAAAAGCAGCCACGGAAAAAATCCATGACGTTTTCAAACTTTAA
- the rpsO gene encoding 30S ribosomal protein S15 gives MSMTKETKLGIINEYKTHENDTGSAEVQVAILTHEINSLNEHLKEHKKDFHSRRGLLKMVGRRRNMLNYLKCKDIERYRTLIKKLGLRK, from the coding sequence ATGTCAATGACAAAAGAAACGAAACTCGGTATAATCAATGAGTATAAAACTCACGAAAACGATACGGGTTCCGCTGAAGTGCAAGTCGCTATTCTTACTCATGAAATCAACAGCTTGAATGAACATCTTAAGGAGCATAAGAAGGACTTCCACTCGAGAAGAGGCTTGCTTAAAATGGTTGGTCGCAGGAGAAACATGCTGAACTATTTGAAATGCAAGGATATCGAAAGGTATAGAACACTCATTAAAAAACTTGGCCTGAGAAAATAA
- the priA gene encoding primosomal protein N', which produces MYADIALIRNDKDTDKLYTYEISKSLQDDIKSGSKVSVSFGKGKNFIMGFVFQIHNDVPDFKTKIINEVFSPIYALNIKQIALCNWMRNKYICTYSQAIKTILPQEFIRGSKPSFRIMIKISPLLDSAEAIDKAIRPNATKQRKALLYLLKNESLDETLFIKEAGVSRALITSMEKKNLISINRTSYKVSASVNNTQNQIKHVPNQILCMLDNSDRENCYLHYIDEAVKGNECILVISNEVSEAKGLFNLFSKRYSHINIVLYNGNLSASSLESIHDSILTKKANLVFGTRNSLFLPFNKLGLIIVDHESEYGHKSDTMPKFHTSEVAEFLSDSYNARLIYSDISPTIRSYYENVKSKALLIGKDIVIGNSNKTFCVDMKLELRHGNKTMFSMLLDEKIRNTYKKGQGTILLLNQKGHSSSVACRSCGYVRKCPLCGLSLTYYAEDNLLRCPHCAYSASADSVCPDCGSHYYRYLGIGPEKVKTEIANRLPGANVFFLSNKSIKTYSALESSINKFNSGEHDIIIATELILKNKLIKRPVLFSILNADMFLYGQDFHANERFFSLVRRIRSSIGFNQNELLIQTYNPEQMAIRHILENNYESFYKEELLYRNTLKLPPYYRMAIFHIFGDEEASVVNMANDYGIALKKAVSNHNIKILGPSKNDNLRYKSRYKYQLVARYSQVDINKFMGIIKYVNKNKRQAFRKSAVKISFDFDARCL; this is translated from the coding sequence ATGTATGCCGATATAGCTTTAATTCGGAATGACAAGGATACGGACAAACTCTACACATATGAAATATCGAAATCGCTGCAAGATGATATAAAAAGCGGCAGCAAAGTTTCAGTTTCCTTTGGGAAAGGCAAAAATTTCATCATGGGATTTGTTTTTCAAATCCATAACGATGTTCCCGATTTCAAAACAAAGATAATCAATGAAGTATTTTCGCCCATTTACGCTTTGAATATTAAACAAATCGCGTTATGTAATTGGATGCGAAATAAATATATATGTACATATTCTCAGGCAATCAAAACTATTTTGCCACAGGAATTCATAAGAGGCTCTAAGCCTTCTTTTCGCATTATGATAAAAATTTCGCCATTGCTTGATAGTGCTGAAGCCATTGACAAAGCAATTAGGCCAAATGCTACGAAACAGAGAAAAGCTCTTCTGTATCTTTTAAAAAACGAGTCGTTAGATGAAACTTTATTTATCAAAGAAGCTGGTGTTTCCAGAGCATTGATTACTAGTATGGAAAAGAAAAATTTAATTTCTATAAATAGAACATCATACAAAGTATCAGCGTCAGTAAACAATACCCAAAACCAAATAAAACACGTTCCAAATCAAATCCTTTGTATGCTCGATAATTCAGACCGTGAAAATTGCTATTTGCATTACATTGACGAAGCGGTAAAAGGCAATGAATGTATATTAGTAATTTCAAATGAAGTTTCTGAAGCAAAGGGACTCTTTAATTTGTTTTCTAAAAGGTATAGCCACATAAACATTGTATTATACAATGGCAACCTTTCAGCTTCTTCTTTAGAGTCAATTCATGATTCCATTCTGACAAAAAAAGCAAATCTAGTTTTTGGTACACGAAATTCGCTTTTTCTTCCATTTAACAAGCTTGGACTTATTATAGTAGACCACGAAAGTGAATACGGTCACAAATCTGATACGATGCCCAAATTTCACACAAGTGAAGTTGCAGAATTTTTGAGTGATTCATACAATGCCCGGCTAATATACTCCGATATAAGCCCAACCATAAGATCATACTATGAGAATGTGAAAAGTAAAGCCCTTTTAATTGGAAAAGATATTGTAATAGGCAATTCAAACAAAACCTTTTGCGTTGATATGAAACTGGAACTAAGGCATGGAAATAAAACTATGTTCAGCATGCTTCTTGATGAGAAAATAAGGAATACCTACAAAAAAGGCCAGGGAACAATATTGCTTTTGAACCAAAAGGGCCATTCTTCCTCAGTTGCATGCAGGTCCTGCGGGTATGTTAGGAAATGCCCCTTATGTGGGCTGTCTCTTACTTACTATGCAGAAGACAACTTACTCCGATGTCCTCATTGCGCCTATAGCGCATCTGCGGATTCAGTTTGCCCCGATTGCGGCAGCCACTACTATAGATATTTGGGTATTGGTCCTGAAAAAGTAAAAACTGAAATAGCAAACCGACTTCCTGGAGCAAATGTATTTTTCCTAAGCAACAAAAGTATTAAAACATATTCAGCGCTTGAATCTTCAATTAATAAATTTAATAGCGGAGAACATGATATTATAATAGCCACTGAATTGATACTCAAAAACAAGCTTATCAAAAGACCGGTTCTTTTCTCAATATTAAATGCGGACATGTTTCTTTACGGACAGGATTTTCACGCAAACGAAAGGTTTTTTTCACTTGTAAGGAGAATAAGGTCATCAATAGGTTTCAATCAAAATGAACTTCTTATACAAACATATAATCCTGAGCAAATGGCTATTCGTCATATACTTGAAAACAATTATGAATCATTTTACAAAGAAGAACTTCTTTACAGAAATACACTAAAGCTTCCTCCATATTATCGCATGGCTATTTTCCATATATTTGGAGACGAAGAGGCAAGTGTGGTTAATATGGCAAACGATTACGGTATTGCACTTAAGAAGGCGGTCAGCAATCATAATATTAAAATTCTTGGTCCAAGCAAAAATGATAATCTCAGATATAAGTCCCGTTATAAGTATCAACTGGTAGCTAGGTACTCGCAGGTTGATATTAACAAATTTATGGGTATAATAAAGTATGTAAATAAAAACAAAAGACAGGCTTTCAGAAAATCTGCAGTCAAGATTTCATTCGATTTCGATGCCCGCTGTTTGTAA
- the coaBC gene encoding bifunctional phosphopantothenoylcysteine decarboxylase/phosphopantothenate--cysteine ligase CoaBC, whose protein sequence is MLNGKTVVLGVTGSIAAYKAAEIVSLLKKMNAEVKVIMTESSTKLIGECTLQTLSNNPVYTKLFSNTFSLEIDHISLAKSANVILIAPASANIIGKIASGIADDILSTTVMATDAIKFIAPAMNSKMYLNPIVQKNIEFLKNLGYKFIEPDSGILACGDDGIGKLATPQAIVEVIANALTSKPTLKGKRVLITAGPTIEALDPVRYLTNHSSGKMGYAMASEAISRGADVTLVSGPVHISPPKGCTVINVKSAIEMNDIVLKYCSSSDIIVKSAAVSDYRPKETSCQKIKKTNDDLVIELERNPDILKNLSQIKNPGQILIGFAAETENLIANATDKMERKKLDIIIANDISIKDSGFKSDMNKATLIFKSGEIKKFVLMSKRVLSKRIFDEIENLLTTN, encoded by the coding sequence ATGCTTAATGGAAAAACCGTAGTGCTAGGAGTTACAGGCAGCATAGCGGCATACAAAGCTGCTGAAATCGTGAGCCTCCTTAAAAAAATGAATGCCGAAGTAAAAGTAATAATGACAGAGTCATCTACCAAACTGATAGGCGAATGCACACTGCAAACGCTTTCAAACAACCCTGTCTATACTAAATTGTTCTCAAATACTTTTAGCTTGGAAATAGACCATATATCACTTGCTAAATCTGCAAATGTTATTTTGATTGCTCCGGCTTCAGCAAATATAATTGGGAAAATTGCTTCCGGGATAGCGGATGATATATTGTCAACTACGGTAATGGCAACCGATGCAATAAAGTTCATAGCACCTGCAATGAACTCAAAGATGTATTTGAATCCAATTGTGCAAAAAAATATTGAATTTCTTAAAAATCTGGGATATAAATTCATTGAGCCTGATAGCGGAATTTTAGCATGCGGTGACGATGGTATTGGCAAGCTTGCAACTCCCCAAGCCATAGTTGAGGTTATTGCGAATGCTTTAACTTCAAAACCGACTTTAAAGGGCAAAAGAGTGCTCATTACGGCCGGCCCAACAATCGAGGCGCTTGATCCAGTCCGATATCTTACAAACCATTCATCGGGCAAGATGGGATACGCAATGGCGAGCGAAGCAATTTCAAGAGGTGCAGATGTTACACTCGTAAGTGGACCCGTTCATATAAGCCCACCTAAAGGCTGCACAGTCATCAATGTAAAAAGTGCGATTGAGATGAACGATATTGTATTGAAGTACTGCAGCAGCTCAGATATCATCGTCAAATCTGCTGCAGTTTCAGACTATAGACCAAAAGAGACAAGCTGTCAGAAAATCAAAAAAACAAATGATGATTTGGTTATAGAACTTGAAAGAAACCCGGATATACTGAAAAACCTATCCCAAATAAAAAACCCGGGTCAAATTTTGATTGGCTTCGCTGCTGAAACAGAAAACTTAATTGCAAATGCAACCGATAAAATGGAAAGAAAAAAACTCGATATTATAATTGCAAACGATATTAGCATAAAAGACTCCGGATTTAAATCCGACATGAATAAAGCCACTCTAATATTCAAAAGCGGCGAGATTAAAAAATTTGTTCTAATGAGCAAAAGAGTTCTCTCAAAAAGAATATTCGATGAAATCGAAAATCTGTTAACAACAAATTAA